Below is a genomic region from Flammeovirgaceae bacterium SG7u.111.
GCGTTGGTAATGAATATTTTAGACCCATTTATTTCCCATTCGTTGTTTTCTAATTTACCCGTAGTCTGGCTTCCACGGGAGTCTGAGCCAGCTTCTACTTCGGTAAGCCCAAAAGCCCAGAGTTTCTTGCCAGAGCATAGGTCGGGCAGGTATTTCTCCTTTTGTTCCTTGTTTCCAAATTTCATGATTGGCCCGATGCCCAAGGAATTGTGCGCCGCAACCGTAGCTGCCTGCGAGCCATCAATTCGAGCAATTTCCTCCACGGCGATGATGTAGGAAAGTACGTCCATGCCATGGCCGCCGTAGCGAGTGGGGGCGGTCATTCCAAAAATGCCCAACTCGCCCATTTGCTGAGTGATTTCTACGGAAAAGCATTCCTTTTCATCCAGTTCTCTGGCCTTGGGTTTGATGACCTGCTCGGCAAAATCTCGAACAGAGCTGCGTATAAGCTCGTGGCGTTCATTGCAATATATGTCCATGTTATGTGTGGTTGTTTTGGTTAAGGTGTTGTTGGAATTGGTTGATAGCTTAGTGTTGATTGTTTAATGAGGAGGTGAGTAAATGCTTATAGAGATTATGCTACGGAATCAATTTCCTCGGCACAAAAACTTTTTGCGCCAAGAAAGCCGCAGCAATCATTTTCCCCTGAGGATCTAGCCTCGACGATTTTGTGCCGCCGCCATCCAGTACATCGTTCAGCACAAAATTGAACCCTCGAAGGCTTTCCCATTCATGCCGAATGATTTCTCCATGGCACTGATCTTTAAACCATTGTTTAACCAAGTCGGTTTTTAGGTGCTTTTTCAAGAAATCGAATATTGCTTCGCTGCGAGCCAATACGCCTAGGTTTGCCGTGTTGCCTTTGTCACCAGACCTCGCCAAGCACAAGTCTTTCATGCTGACTTCGGCAAGCTCTACCGATGGGGTAAGCAAAGTGAAGTCGCCTTTGTCAGGTTGGATATGTGGGGAGCTAATCTGCTCATATTTTTCTTTTGCCATATGTGGATAGAACGAATTGATTTCACGCTCTTTGGCTTGGAAAGGAACGTCCCACAGGATTTGCTTTATGTTTCGTTTGTCAAGCAATGTAGGCCAGTAGGCTATCACTTCTTGGGGTTTTGGTCGCCCGCCATAAGCCGCAACGCCTTGCGGTCCAGCCAAAATGATTCCTGCTACTTCTTTGGCGAAGGTCTGCAAATGGGCACGCTCTAGATCAAAAGCGACGAATTGTAGCAGGATTTCCCTGCTTTCTTCTTTGGCCAAGGCATTGCCAAGTGCATTTGCACCAATAAAATTTGTAGCTGTTCTGTAAAATCTAGTTGAAATTCTTTTCCAAAATATTTTGCTAAGCAACTCGGCTTTCTCCAAGGCATTTTTACCGCCTACCACCACTTGCCCAACGGCTTTGTACCCATCCCTCAGTGCCATGGATACTTTCCACGTTTGTGGTGCTGGTTTTCCTTTCACTCCACTTACCGCTACTTTGTGTTCCCCAACATCTGTGATAGAGATTTCACTCATGTCGGCAACTACATCTGGTCCCATGTAGTTTGTCGGGTCAGAAACTTCGTAAATCAACTGTTCCTTCACCGTCCATTGGTTCACTAGCCCGCCTGTTCCCTCAGCTTTGGTAACTTCAAACGATCCATCGGCGTTCATTTCCACTATTGGGTAGCCCATTTCCGTCCATTGACTCACCTGTTGCCAATCGGTGAAATTCCCTCCGCAAGCTTGAGAGCCGCATTCCAAAATATGCCCTGCCACCATCCCCGCAGCAAGTTTATCCCAATCATCCAGCTCCCAATCCAGTTCATACACGCAAGGGGCGATGGTGAGCGCACTGTCCGAAGCCCTTCCCGCAATCACGATATCAGCTCCTGCTTGCAACGCTTCCACTATGCCTTGGGAACTGGTATATACATTGGCACTGACCAATTGTTCAAGCGGATAGTTAAAAGAGTTGCCCGTTTCAAAGTTCTCAAATTGCTCTCCATCTGCTTGCAGTTGATCGATCTGCTCCATGAGGTTATCGCCTGTAACCGCCATCACTTTTTTGTCGAACCCCATGCTGTGTAGGGCTTCTTGCAAAGCTTGGGCGCAAGCGATAGGGTTCATCCCACCTGCATTGGTGATGATCTTTGGGAAATATTGTTTCAGTGCATCTTCGGCTAATTTGATATGCTCGATGAAGTCGGCAACATATCCCTGTTGCGGATTTCGTAGTTGTTGCTTTGCCAAAATGCTCATGCTCACCTCGGCAAGATAATCTGCCGTGAGGTAATCGAGCTTACCAAGGAGTACCTGCCTTCGCATAGCCAACGGCTCATCGCCCCAAAAACCGCTGCTGTTTCCTATTCGGACTTTTCTTTTCATATTTTTTCGAATTAAATAAGTACGTCATGCCGCACGTAGATGCGGTATCTCTTTCCTAAGCTCATCAAACTCTCCTTTTTCGGAAAGTCGCAAGGGCTGCAGGATTTCTCTGCTTCGTAGGCTGGAGATCCCGAATCAAGTTCGGGATGACTCGAATTTTTCCACCCACTTCGGTTTTCTTTTCTCTAAGAAAGCAGCCATCCCTTCTTGCCCCTCTTCCGACTTTCGGGTTTCGGCAATCATCTTTGCCGTGTTAGAATATGCTTCTTCAAATGTCCAGTTGTTCACCACTTCGTTTATCAGCTTTTTGCACTCGGTCAAAGCCTGCGGACCAGAAGTCTTTAGTTGATTTAGAAATAGCGTTAGTTCGCTTTCTACTTCTTGGGCATTCCCAGAAAAGTTGACAAGCCCCAGTCTTTCCGCTCTTACTCCGTTGATCCTCTTTCCGCTAAGCATCAGCGATTTTGCATTGAATTCTCCGACTCTTTTGATCACATAGGGGGATATACAGGCAGGGATAAGCCCAATCTTTACTTCGCTCAAGGAAAAGACACAATCGTCGTGTGCCAATGCGAAATCACAGGCTGCAAGCAACCCGTTTGCCCCGCCAATGGCAGCTCCTTGTACCACGGCAATGGTGGGTTTGGGGAAGCTGTAAAGAAGTTGAAAGCACTTGGAAAGATTGAGGCTTTCTGCCAAATTTTGCTCGTAAGTATAAGCAAGTGCCGAACGCATCCAATTAAGATCAGCACCAGCGCAGAAGGATTTTCCTTTCCCTTTTATAAGTAAGATGTTACACGAGGTGTCTTGGGAAAGTTCTTCCAAGCAATCGATGATTTCCAAAATCATTTCTTCATGGAAGGCATTGTGCACCTCAGGTCGGTTGAGCCAAAGAGTGACAACCCCATGGTTGTTTTCGGTTGTTATGCTTTTCATTTTCTTATTATTTTTTGGGAGACAAGGCATGCATTGTCTCTACGGTTTTTCTTATTTCTAATCACATTCTGAATACCCCAAACTTTGATTCTTTGATCTTTTTGTGGAGGCAGGCTTCCAAGGCTCTAGCTATTACATTTCGGGTTTCTTTTGGTTCTATGATGCCATCGTCCCAGATGCGTGCGGTGCTGAAATAGGCACTTCCTTCTTGCTCGTATTTATCAAGAATTTTTTGCTTTAACGTTTCTAATTCTTCTTCATCCACTTCTTTTCCTGCCTTTTGAGCTTGTTCTTTTTTGATGGTAAGTAAGACGTTTGCCGCCTGCTGCCCACCCATCACCGAAGTTTTTGCATTGGGCCAGAGGAAAAGGAAGTTGGGATCGTACCCTCTGCCCGACATGGCATAATTTCCCGCCCCAAACGAACCGCCTACTACCAAAGTGATTTTGGGGACTTTGGCGTTTGCCACCGCATGGATCATTTTGGCTCCGTCTTTTGCCAAGCCGCCTTGTTCGTAGCGTTTGCCCACCATAAAACCCATGATGTTTTGTAGAAAGATAATGGGTATTTTGCGGGATGCGCAAAGGGTAACGAAGTGTGCTCCTTTGAGGGCAGATTCGGAAAACAAAATGCCGTTATTGGCAATAATGCCGACTGAAATGCCTTTGATGTGGGCAAAACCTGTGATAAGCGTGCGCCCGTATCGAGCTTTAAATTCTTGGAAATCGCTTCCATCCACTATGCGGGCGATTATTTCTTTTAGGTTGTAAGATCTCCGGAGGTCGTCGGGGATGAGGCCATGGAGCTCCTGAATATCGTATAATGGTTCTTGGTATTCCGCTAATCGGTTTTTGACTTTCTTTTGGCGGATATGACGGAAAATATCTTGACAGATTCGGAGAGCATCTTCGTCGTTTTGGGCGAGGTGGTCGGCTACTCCGCTTACTGCGGTGTGCATTTCCGCTCCACCGAGTTGCTCAGCGCTCACTTCTTCGCCCGTTGCGGCTTTCACCAGCGGAGGTCCGCCTATAAATACGGTTGCTTGGTTTTTGACCATTATCACCTCGTCGCTCATGGCGGGGACGTAGGCGCCACCTGCTGTGCAGCTACCCATCACCACGGCTACCTGCGGAATCTTTTTAGCCGAAAGGCGAGATTGGTAATAGAAGAAGCGTCCGAAATGGTTTCGGTCAGCGAAGACATCCGCTTGGTCAGGTAAGAATACGCCGCCGCTGTCCACCAAGTACACGCAAGGGAGCTTGTTTTGCAAAGCGATCTCCAATGCCCTCAAATGCTTTTTGATTCCCTCGGCTATGTACGTGCCGCCCTTTACCGTGGCATCATTGGCGATGATGACCGTGTCTATCCCATTGATTTTTCCTATGCCTGTCACCAACCCTGCGGAGGGGAATTGGTTCTTCTTGATGTCCCAAGCCGCTAGGGCAGAAAGCTCCAGAAACGAGCCGTCATCTACCAAATATTCCACCCGCAGCCGAGCCGTCCACCTTCCTTTTTCAACAAATCGCTTTACGGATGCTTCCTCGCTTCGGTCTTTCACCGACTTTAGGCGGCTGCGGTATTCTTCCAGCACGTTTTCATATAGATCGGCATTCCTTGTAAACTGTTCGGAATCCGTATCAATCTTGGTTGTTAGTATGGCCATGTTGTTCGTGGTTTGTTGGTGTAGGTAAAACCACAAAATGAAGCATCATGTTTAGGATTTATATTCGCAACTTCTTTTAGCCTTTTGGGTATTGTTTGGCGCAGGGGAATGTGGAGGGAGGTAATATTGTCTATTTTGATTGATAACAAATGATTTGAACAGGTTTGGCAGGGGGGGGGGAGTTCATCACTATTTAGAACAGAAAGATCTCGTCTCTGGAGGTAGCCAACATAGGGGGAGGGGAAATGTTTTTGTAGGAAAGAGTGTTCTCTAAACAATAAAGCCCCGCCTTAAAGCAGGGCTTTGACTTGTCTTCCAATTTTACTTAATATCCCTAACAGCTCTTACAAAATTATATACATACCGAACATCCCCCTGAGGACCAAAAAACTGGGGGTAGGCATTTTTGTCGCCACTTTTAGGGTCGCTTCTTTGGCAGCCCGAACCATGAACGTCCATTAGCATACCGTTCATCTGCCCTTGACCTTCGCCGAAGGCAATATAAACAGCACTAGCATAGGGGTTTGTTCCATCTAAATGTGTAGTACTTGTCCAAAAGAAAGGGTATTGTCCTGTATTTCCTTCTGGGTCGGCGATTTCTGTGGTGCTGAAAATAGCATCTATGGAAGGGGTATTTGAAGTTTGAGGAGATTTGGAATAATCAACAATGCTTTGTAGTTCTTTGGCATTGGGTAAACGCCAATCATTATATGCCGAAAGTTCAAGGCTTTCACAGTATTCCAAGGCTTCTTGCCAGTCACGCGAAACCCCATCGTCTGATTTTTGCCACATCAAACCTGTTGCCTTGTCGCTTACCGTGCCATCTCCATTATCGACATAATTATTTTTGCCATATTCTATGTTTCCCCTCACCAGTCGAAAATACATTGTATTAGCAGAACCTGTGCTTTTTTTAAATTTCGGATAGCCTTTAATTCGACCGTCTACGAAATTGACTCCAAACACTGTTTCATCGCCACCCATTGTCCGACCAACATATTCTGTAGAAGACCAAGTTTGGGCATCAATCTCTCGTTCCCTTACAGATAGGTCTCCTAATGCTTGGTCAAAATAATAAGTATCGATAAACATTTCTATCGCTTCGGCACCTTTCACCTGACCGGTAAAAATGATGAGAGAATACAGTTCTTTTATACTTGGGACTCTCCAATCCGAATAACCGCCCAATGTTGAATTTGCTGCTTTTTGAAATGCTTCGTCATAAGTTATTTTAGATCCCATATCTTTCTCCCACATTAACCCTGTTACATTGTCCGTTATAGTGCCATTTCCATTGTCTGTATAAGAAGGTTGATAGCCTTCATGATTTGCATCTTGTCCATAAAACTCGTCCCCCAACGACGGAGCAGGGATCATGTCAAAATCGCTGTAGGAATCTGTCACTTTGGTATCAACTATAGGGTAAGTTAAACTTGGGGTTGGTGTAACTTCTGGTGTTGGAGTATTCTTGTTTTCACAAGAAAAAAAAGCAGAGAATAGAAAGAATAACAAAAACATGGATTGTTTCATTTGTTTAAGTTTAAAAAATATGATTTTACGTTTGATCATCCATTAGAGCTTTTTTTACATAAAAGGTTTAATCTGTTTCAAGGTAACCAAAAACTTTGTTGAACTGGACGTACTTTCCCCATTGCCCTGTAAGAGTTTTGCTACATGCGGGTTTGTTTTTGTATGTGTGACCTAATAATAAGGTTTTTAAAATATCCCCGTATCATGCCCATCGATACTGGTGGTGTTTTTCTTTTGCCAGTATTCTTTTATGCGGTCTTCGCCTTGTTTGGTTGCCCAGGTGTTTAGCTCTTCCCGTTCTTCTTTGTAGTCCATAAAAGGCACTGCCATGCCGCAAGAGGTTTGCACAAGGTCGATGTCCAGCTCGAAGATCTGTCTTGCCCCAGCCAGCGGTGTGAACTTACCGATGTGCTCGTCCCATTCTTTGTCCCGCTGGTGGTAGACCTTGGCTGTACCGTAGAGTCTCAAGATCATCGGCTTGCCTTCA
It encodes:
- a CDS encoding acyclic terpene utilization AtuA family protein, which produces MKRKVRIGNSSGFWGDEPLAMRRQVLLGKLDYLTADYLAEVSMSILAKQQLRNPQQGYVADFIEHIKLAEDALKQYFPKIITNAGGMNPIACAQALQEALHSMGFDKKVMAVTGDNLMEQIDQLQADGEQFENFETGNSFNYPLEQLVSANVYTSSQGIVEALQAGADIVIAGRASDSALTIAPCVYELDWELDDWDKLAAGMVAGHILECGSQACGGNFTDWQQVSQWTEMGYPIVEMNADGSFEVTKAEGTGGLVNQWTVKEQLIYEVSDPTNYMGPDVVADMSEISITDVGEHKVAVSGVKGKPAPQTWKVSMALRDGYKAVGQVVVGGKNALEKAELLSKIFWKRISTRFYRTATNFIGANALGNALAKEESREILLQFVAFDLERAHLQTFAKEVAGIILAGPQGVAAYGGRPKPQEVIAYWPTLLDKRNIKQILWDVPFQAKEREINSFYPHMAKEKYEQISSPHIQPDKGDFTLLTPSVELAEVSMKDLCLARSGDKGNTANLGVLARSEAIFDFLKKHLKTDLVKQWFKDQCHGEIIRHEWESLRGFNFVLNDVLDGGGTKSSRLDPQGKMIAAAFLAQKVFVPRKLIP
- a CDS encoding enoyl-CoA hydratase-related protein, coding for MKSITTENNHGVVTLWLNRPEVHNAFHEEMILEIIDCLEELSQDTSCNILLIKGKGKSFCAGADLNWMRSALAYTYEQNLAESLNLSKCFQLLYSFPKPTIAVVQGAAIGGANGLLAACDFALAHDDCVFSLSEVKIGLIPACISPYVIKRVGEFNAKSLMLSGKRINGVRAERLGLVNFSGNAQEVESELTLFLNQLKTSGPQALTECKKLINEVVNNWTFEEAYSNTAKMIAETRKSEEGQEGMAAFLEKRKPKWVEKFESSRT
- a CDS encoding carboxyl transferase domain-containing protein translates to MAILTTKIDTDSEQFTRNADLYENVLEEYRSRLKSVKDRSEEASVKRFVEKGRWTARLRVEYLVDDGSFLELSALAAWDIKKNQFPSAGLVTGIGKINGIDTVIIANDATVKGGTYIAEGIKKHLRALEIALQNKLPCVYLVDSGGVFLPDQADVFADRNHFGRFFYYQSRLSAKKIPQVAVVMGSCTAGGAYVPAMSDEVIMVKNQATVFIGGPPLVKAATGEEVSAEQLGGAEMHTAVSGVADHLAQNDEDALRICQDIFRHIRQKKVKNRLAEYQEPLYDIQELHGLIPDDLRRSYNLKEIIARIVDGSDFQEFKARYGRTLITGFAHIKGISVGIIANNGILFSESALKGAHFVTLCASRKIPIIFLQNIMGFMVGKRYEQGGLAKDGAKMIHAVANAKVPKITLVVGGSFGAGNYAMSGRGYDPNFLFLWPNAKTSVMGGQQAANVLLTIKKEQAQKAGKEVDEEELETLKQKILDKYEQEGSAYFSTARIWDDGIIEPKETRNVIARALEACLHKKIKESKFGVFRM
- a CDS encoding DUF1566 domain-containing protein, producing the protein MKQSMFLLFFLFSAFFSCENKNTPTPEVTPTPSLTYPIVDTKVTDSYSDFDMIPAPSLGDEFYGQDANHEGYQPSYTDNGNGTITDNVTGLMWEKDMGSKITYDEAFQKAANSTLGGYSDWRVPSIKELYSLIIFTGQVKGAEAIEMFIDTYYFDQALGDLSVREREIDAQTWSSTEYVGRTMGGDETVFGVNFVDGRIKGYPKFKKSTGSANTMYFRLVRGNIEYGKNNYVDNGDGTVSDKATGLMWQKSDDGVSRDWQEALEYCESLELSAYNDWRLPNAKELQSIVDYSKSPQTSNTPSIDAIFSTTEIADPEGNTGQYPFFWTSTTHLDGTNPYASAVYIAFGEGQGQMNGMLMDVHGSGCQRSDPKSGDKNAYPQFFGPQGDVRYVYNFVRAVRDIK
- a CDS encoding pyridoxamine 5'-phosphate oxidase family protein; this encodes MGKQLAEITPQLQEFIENQHIFFVGTAMKEGKVNISPKGMDSFKVLGPNKAIWLNVTGSGNETATHVQESNRMTIMFCAFEGKPMILRLYGTAKVYHQRDKEWDEHIGKFTPLAGARQIFELDIDLVQTSCGMAVPFMDYKEEREELNTWATKQGEDRIKEYWQKKNTTSIDGHDTGIF